One Streptomyces sp. ML-6 genomic region harbors:
- a CDS encoding GNAT family N-acetyltransferase — translation MSPRHPAAAPHPLDNPVRAALTGPHGHFAERRGRILRYPVDVAPWVALPEEPEAEDWADAAALAGPGGAIAITAFREPPPEDWEVFFDAEGVQLVDAGVAAAPFPQAVRLGPADVPDMLALVERTRPGPFLPRTVELGTYLGVRREGVLVAMAGERLRLPGWSEISAVCTDESVRGQGLGTGLVRALAHEIRQRGETPFLHAAASNTGAVRLYESLGFVLRRRTSFLGALVPEHAGAAAH, via the coding sequence GTGAGCCCCCGGCACCCCGCCGCCGCCCCGCACCCCCTGGACAACCCGGTCCGCGCCGCGCTGACCGGCCCGCACGGCCACTTCGCCGAGCGCCGCGGCCGCATCCTGCGCTACCCGGTGGACGTGGCCCCCTGGGTCGCCCTCCCGGAGGAGCCGGAGGCCGAGGACTGGGCCGACGCCGCGGCGCTCGCCGGACCCGGGGGAGCCATCGCCATCACCGCCTTCCGGGAGCCGCCGCCGGAGGACTGGGAGGTCTTCTTCGACGCCGAGGGCGTCCAGCTCGTCGACGCCGGCGTCGCGGCCGCCCCGTTCCCGCAGGCCGTACGGCTCGGGCCCGCCGACGTGCCCGACATGCTCGCCCTGGTCGAGCGCACCCGGCCCGGGCCCTTCCTGCCCCGCACCGTCGAGCTGGGCACCTACCTCGGCGTCCGGCGCGAAGGAGTGCTCGTCGCGATGGCCGGCGAACGGCTGCGCCTGCCCGGCTGGAGCGAGATCAGCGCCGTCTGCACCGACGAGTCGGTACGCGGCCAGGGGCTCGGCACCGGCCTCGTGCGCGCCCTCGCCCACGAGATCAGGCAGCGCGGCGAAACGCCGTTCCTGCACGCCGCGGCCTCCAACACCGGCGCCGTCCGGCTCTACGAATCGCTGGGATTCGTGCTCCGTCGCCGGACGTCCTTCCTCGGGGCGCTCGTACCGGAACACGCCGGGGCCGCCGCACACTGA
- a CDS encoding RNA polymerase sigma factor SigF yields MTAHTARTAGAERAGSTDRARPVPDDAPAGTDADPAAGPEPDGGAPAAGTAGDNGGLPWIEDAGKVAPADARELSRLFFERLRVLEEGTPAHQYARNTLIEMNLSLVRFAAGRFRGRGDDMEDIVQVGTIGLIKAIDRFDLSREVEFTSFAVPYITGEIKRFFRDTTWAVHVPRRLQELRVDIARTKESLITTLDRDPTVPELAERLGLSENEVTEGIVAANGYAAGSLDTPADPSGPGRAGRQGRTFADVLGGPDPALETVENLHTLAPLISCLDSRERRIIDMRFGQEMTQARIGEELGISQMHVSRLIGRILHKLRSGMFVEE; encoded by the coding sequence ATGACGGCGCACACTGCGCGGACCGCCGGTGCCGAGCGGGCCGGGAGCACGGACCGCGCGCGACCGGTACCGGACGACGCACCGGCCGGCACCGACGCGGATCCGGCGGCCGGCCCGGAGCCCGACGGGGGCGCACCGGCCGCGGGGACGGCCGGGGACAACGGCGGACTGCCGTGGATCGAGGACGCGGGGAAGGTCGCCCCGGCCGACGCGCGCGAGCTGTCCCGGCTGTTCTTCGAGCGGCTGCGGGTCCTGGAGGAGGGGACCCCCGCCCATCAGTACGCGCGCAACACCCTCATCGAGATGAACCTCTCCCTCGTCCGGTTCGCCGCGGGGCGGTTCCGCGGCCGGGGCGACGACATGGAGGACATCGTCCAGGTCGGCACCATCGGGCTGATCAAGGCCATCGACCGGTTCGACCTCTCCCGCGAGGTCGAGTTCACCTCCTTCGCGGTCCCGTACATCACCGGGGAGATCAAACGATTCTTCCGCGACACCACCTGGGCGGTGCACGTCCCGCGCCGCCTGCAGGAGTTGCGGGTGGACATCGCCCGGACCAAGGAGTCGCTGATCACCACGCTCGACCGCGACCCCACCGTCCCGGAGCTCGCCGAGCGGCTCGGGCTGAGCGAGAACGAGGTCACCGAGGGCATCGTGGCGGCCAACGGGTACGCGGCGGGCTCGCTGGACACACCGGCCGACCCGTCCGGCCCGGGGCGGGCCGGCAGGCAGGGGCGCACCTTCGCCGATGTCCTCGGCGGCCCGGACCCGGCCCTGGAGACGGTCGAGAACCTGCACACGCTCGCGCCGCTCATCAGCTGCCTCGACAGCCGGGAACGACGCATCATCGACATGCGTTTCGGCCAGGAGATGACGCAGGCCCGGATCGGCGAGGAGCTGGGCATCTCGCAGATGCACGTGTCCCGGCTGATCGGCCGGATCCTCCACAAGCTCCGCAGCGGGATGTTCGTGGAGGAATGA
- a CDS encoding NADP-dependent oxidoreductase, which yields MPQAYVFTRNGGPEVEALVEREVPVPGPGELLVAVRAAGVNPVDWKLRTGYVRPGGEPQPFPTVFGSEAAGVVEAVGPGVEGFAVGDEVFGNPVAGGYAEYTLLPVGVTAHKPAGLSFVDAAVLPVAAATAYDGIRQLGLAPGATLLVTGAGGGVGTAAVQLARHAGVRGIGLASAAKKDFVESLGAIHVASGPGFDERVRAAAPDGVDAVFDLVGGDTLRTAASLLADPAALISAGGKPLAVELGGAAVARARNSAVLEAVADLAVSGVLRARVARTFPLAEAERALRAVEDGHALGKIVIEVAR from the coding sequence ATGCCCCAGGCGTACGTGTTCACCCGCAACGGCGGACCGGAGGTGGAGGCACTCGTCGAGCGGGAGGTGCCGGTGCCGGGGCCGGGCGAACTGCTCGTCGCGGTCCGGGCGGCCGGGGTCAACCCGGTCGACTGGAAGCTGCGCACCGGGTACGTCCGGCCGGGCGGCGAACCACAGCCGTTCCCCACCGTCTTCGGCAGCGAGGCCGCCGGGGTCGTCGAGGCCGTCGGACCGGGGGTCGAGGGCTTCGCGGTCGGGGACGAGGTCTTCGGCAACCCGGTGGCCGGCGGGTACGCCGAGTACACCCTGCTGCCCGTGGGGGTGACGGCGCACAAGCCGGCCGGGCTGTCGTTCGTCGACGCGGCGGTGCTCCCGGTCGCGGCGGCCACCGCGTACGACGGCATCCGGCAGCTCGGCCTCGCCCCCGGCGCCACCCTCCTGGTCACCGGGGCCGGGGGCGGGGTGGGAACGGCGGCGGTGCAGCTCGCCCGGCACGCGGGTGTCCGGGGCATCGGCCTCGCGAGCGCCGCCAAGAAGGACTTCGTCGAGTCGCTCGGCGCGATCCACGTCGCATCCGGTCCCGGCTTCGACGAACGGGTCCGGGCGGCGGCCCCCGACGGCGTCGACGCGGTCTTCGACCTGGTCGGCGGCGACACCCTCAGGACCGCGGCTTCGCTGCTCGCGGACCCGGCCGCACTGATCAGCGCGGGCGGCAAGCCGCTGGCCGTGGAGCTCGGCGGGGCGGCCGTCGCACGGGCCCGCAACTCCGCCGTCCTCGAAGCGGTGGCGGACCTCGCCGTTTCCGGCGTCCTGCGGGCGCGGGTGGCCCGCACCTTCCCGCTGGCCGAGGCGGAACGGGCGCTGCGCGCCGTGGAGGACGGGCACGCGCTCGGCAAGATCGTGATCGAGGTGGCCCGGTGA
- a CDS encoding TetR family transcriptional regulator C-terminal domain-containing protein — MPKQVDHAGRRHLIAEAVCRLADERGLEGVTLRDVAARAQVSMGAVQRCFRTKEEMLVFTLGHIGERVGERVRARLVRSPAQSARTALGHAVTEVSLLEEEHHAEARVWLAFLAQAAVDESLARTLRSNYAALQGAFVRLATEAARSAEDGGSTEDGENAGTAEGADGAAPFDPLVEARALLALADGLTAHVLIGHLAPQEAREVVHTHLENLWERLSRPARTAS, encoded by the coding sequence ATGCCCAAGCAGGTGGATCACGCGGGTCGGCGTCACCTCATCGCCGAGGCGGTCTGCCGCCTCGCCGACGAACGCGGGCTGGAGGGCGTGACCCTTCGCGACGTCGCCGCCCGCGCCCAGGTGTCGATGGGCGCCGTCCAGCGGTGCTTCCGCACCAAGGAGGAGATGCTCGTGTTCACGCTCGGGCACATCGGCGAACGGGTGGGCGAGCGGGTGCGCGCCCGCCTCGTCAGGAGCCCGGCCCAGTCGGCCCGTACCGCCCTGGGGCACGCGGTCACCGAGGTCTCGCTGCTCGAGGAGGAGCACCACGCCGAGGCCAGGGTCTGGCTCGCCTTCCTCGCGCAGGCCGCCGTGGACGAGTCGCTCGCCCGGACGCTCCGGTCGAACTACGCGGCCCTGCAAGGGGCGTTCGTCCGTCTCGCCACGGAAGCCGCACGGAGCGCCGAGGACGGCGGGAGCACCGAGGACGGCGAGAACGCCGGGACCGCCGAGGGAGCCGACGGCGCCGCGCCGTTCGATCCGCTCGTCGAGGCCCGCGCGCTCCTCGCCCTCGCGGACGGCCTCACCGCACACGTCCTCATCGGCCATCTCGCACCGCAGGAGGCGCGGGAGGTCGTCCACACCCACCTGGAGAACCTCTGGGAACGCCTCTCCCGGCCTGCCCGCACCGCATCCTGA
- a CDS encoding amidase — MRDPLWKMSATEQAEAVRTAGISAVELIDSHLERIAEVNPRVNAVTQILAERARADAARTDRRRAAGEELGPLAGVPFTVKESTPVEGVPTTFGAERFRDLVARADALPVARLRAAGAVPIGHSNMPTLILAGMHTRSELFGDTANPWHPGLTPGGSSGGDAVAVATGMAPLGLGNDSGGSVRIPAQFCGVAALKPSTGRFPADHRILGPDDPGPASQMLVTDGPLARSVADLRLAYEVLAGTDPRDPRAVPVPLRGEPLPGPVRVAVVADPGGHGVHPAVRGAVQAAADALRDAGYEVCEVEDVPRLDEALDAYGRITVTEFAPTWPVVRKLLGDGGDRYIAGAMERTPPASADEFMKLMGTWMSIRRSWAEFLDAYPLLLGPSFTEPPVEPGLESRDEAGRARVGSGMRLCTVTSFVGVPAVAVPTGLADGLPCGVQIVGRAFREDLCLDAARAVEDRLGVLTPVDPRPAGPTG; from the coding sequence GTGCGGGACCCCTTGTGGAAGATGTCCGCCACCGAGCAGGCGGAGGCGGTGCGCACCGCCGGGATCTCGGCCGTCGAACTGATCGACAGCCACCTGGAGCGCATCGCCGAGGTGAACCCGCGGGTGAACGCGGTCACCCAGATCCTGGCGGAGCGCGCCCGGGCGGACGCCGCGCGGACGGACCGGCGGCGAGCCGCGGGCGAGGAGCTGGGGCCGCTCGCGGGCGTGCCGTTCACGGTGAAGGAGAGCACCCCGGTCGAGGGCGTGCCGACCACGTTCGGCGCGGAGCGGTTCCGCGATCTGGTCGCCCGGGCCGACGCGCTCCCGGTGGCGCGGCTGCGCGCGGCCGGGGCCGTCCCCATCGGGCACAGCAACATGCCGACCCTGATCCTGGCGGGGATGCACACGCGGAGCGAACTGTTCGGCGACACGGCCAACCCGTGGCACCCCGGCCTGACCCCGGGCGGCTCCAGCGGCGGCGACGCGGTGGCCGTCGCCACGGGCATGGCACCGCTGGGACTCGGCAACGACTCCGGGGGATCGGTGCGCATCCCGGCCCAGTTCTGCGGCGTGGCGGCGCTGAAGCCCTCCACGGGCCGCTTCCCGGCCGACCACCGCATCCTCGGCCCGGACGACCCGGGCCCGGCCTCCCAGATGCTGGTCACCGACGGCCCGCTGGCCCGGAGCGTGGCCGACCTCCGGCTGGCGTACGAGGTGCTGGCCGGGACCGACCCGCGCGACCCGAGGGCCGTGCCGGTGCCCCTCCGCGGCGAACCGCTGCCCGGCCCGGTGCGGGTCGCGGTAGTGGCGGACCCCGGCGGGCACGGCGTCCACCCCGCCGTGCGCGGGGCCGTCCAGGCCGCCGCCGACGCCCTTCGCGACGCCGGGTACGAGGTGTGCGAGGTGGAGGACGTGCCCCGGCTCGACGAGGCGCTCGACGCGTACGGCCGGATCACCGTGACCGAGTTCGCCCCCACCTGGCCGGTGGTGCGCAAGCTGCTCGGCGACGGCGGGGACCGCTACATCGCGGGGGCGATGGAACGGACCCCGCCCGCGAGCGCGGACGAGTTCATGAAACTGATGGGCACCTGGATGAGCATCCGCCGCTCCTGGGCCGAGTTCCTCGACGCGTACCCGCTGCTGCTCGGCCCCTCGTTCACCGAACCGCCGGTCGAGCCGGGACTGGAGTCGCGTGACGAAGCGGGCCGGGCCCGGGTCGGTTCGGGCATGCGCCTGTGCACCGTGACCAGCTTCGTGGGCGTGCCCGCCGTGGCTGTTCCCACGGGCCTGGCCGACGGGCTCCCCTGCGGGGTCCAGATCGTCGGACGCGCCTTCCGGGAGGACCTGTGCCTGGACGCGGCCCGGGCGGTCGAGGACCGGCTCGGAGTGCTCACCCCGGTCGACCCCCGCCCGGCGGGCCCGACCGGCTGA
- a CDS encoding NAD(P)-dependent oxidoreductase: MTPSAADTARERPVVAVLGTGTMGSGMARSLLGAGLDVRAWNRTHARAVPLADDGATVAETAEEAVRGADVVLTMLNDGSSVAAALDAAAGGLHAGQVLLQSTTVGPDATADLARRTAELGPVYLDAPVSGTKQPAEQGALTVFVAGPTAVREKVEPVLDAIGRRTVWVDETPGAASRLKLVVNTWVITMVNNIAECLNLAEALDVDPWTFLDAMKGGPLDTAYLQGKSAALLSGDLAPSFALSTALKDTRLILDAARATGVRLDLVEASAARFARAEAAGHGGEDMIATYYAGRAPGATAG, encoded by the coding sequence ATGACCCCAAGCGCCGCCGACACCGCCCGGGAACGGCCGGTCGTCGCCGTCCTCGGCACCGGAACCATGGGCTCGGGCATGGCCCGGAGCCTGCTCGGGGCCGGACTCGACGTCCGCGCCTGGAACCGTACGCACGCCAGGGCGGTCCCGCTCGCGGACGACGGCGCCACGGTCGCGGAGACGGCCGAGGAAGCCGTGCGCGGCGCCGACGTCGTCCTCACCATGCTCAACGACGGATCCTCCGTGGCCGCCGCGCTGGACGCCGCCGCCGGGGGGCTGCACGCCGGTCAGGTGCTGCTCCAGAGCACGACGGTCGGACCCGACGCCACCGCCGATCTGGCCCGGCGCACGGCGGAGCTGGGACCGGTCTATCTCGACGCCCCGGTCTCCGGTACGAAGCAGCCCGCGGAACAAGGCGCGTTGACGGTCTTCGTCGCGGGCCCCACGGCCGTCCGGGAGAAGGTCGAACCCGTGCTGGACGCGATCGGGCGGCGCACGGTCTGGGTCGACGAGACCCCGGGGGCGGCCTCGCGGCTCAAGCTCGTGGTCAACACCTGGGTGATCACCATGGTCAACAACATCGCCGAGTGCCTCAACCTCGCCGAGGCGCTGGACGTCGATCCGTGGACCTTCCTCGACGCCATGAAGGGCGGCCCGCTGGACACCGCCTATCTGCAGGGGAAGTCCGCCGCGCTCCTCTCCGGCGACCTCGCCCCGAGCTTCGCCCTGTCCACCGCGCTCAAGGACACCCGGCTCATCCTGGACGCGGCGCGGGCGACGGGGGTGCGGCTGGACCTGGTCGAGGCGTCGGCCGCACGCTTCGCACGGGCCGAGGCGGCGGGACACGGCGGCGAGGACATGATCGCCACGTACTACGCGGGCCGCGCCCCGGGCGCCACCGCCGGCTGA